CTAGACTTGGTAGGGCCTTTAACACGGTGGTGCCGTCTTCCGGTAAGGTTCTGACGGGTGGTGTCGATGCCAATGCGCTTCAGCGGCCGAAGCGATTCTTTGGCGCTGCGCGGAATATTGAAGAGGGTGGGTCTCTGACGATTATCGCGACGGCTTTGATCGATACCGGGTCGAGAATGGACGAGGTCATCTTTGAGGAATTCAAAGGGACGGGCAATAGCGAGATCGTTCTAGATCGGAAAGTTGCAGATAAGCGTGTCTTCCCGGCGATGGATATCCTTAAATCAGGCACGCGGAAGGAGGAACTTCTGGTCGATTCCAAGGATTTGCAGAAGACATATCTGTTGCGGCGGATTCTGAACCCGATGGGGACGACGGATGCCATCGAGTTCCTGATCTCGAAACTCAAGCAGACGAAGAACAATGCAGAGTTCTTCGATTCAATGAATGCGTGATGTGTCGTGTCTACGATTTTTGCAGAAGCGACTCCGGCGGGGCGGGGTGGGGTCTCGATTATTCGACTGAGCGGGCCCGAATCGCGAAGAGTTGCTGAGGAACTTGCGGGACCGCTGCCGAGGCCCCGTGAAGCTTATTATCGGACAGCAAAGGATGGCAGCGATCTGATTGATCGCTGCCTTGTCATTCGTTTTGACGCGGGTTCGAGTTTTACCGGCGAGGATAGTTGTGAGTTTCAACTGCATGGTGCTCCGGTTGTTGTTCGGCGCCTGGAAGCGGCGCTGCGTGACAGAGGTTTGCGGCGGGCAGATCCGGGAGAGTTTACACTTCGGGCTTTTCTGTCAGGACGGTTGGATCTGGCCCAGGTCGAGGGACTGGCTGATCTGCTGGAAGCTGAGACGGAAGATCAGCGAAAGCTTGCAGCTGCGGCGAGTGAGGGTGCTCTTGGTAAGCTGGCAGAAATCTGGCGGGAGGATCTCATTTTAGTGGGGTCATTGCTGACGGCGGCAATTGATTTTGCCGATGAAGAGATACCGGATGACGTGACCGCAGAGGTCGATCATATTCTGGAACGGACACGGCTTTCGATCTCGGAACAACTTTCTGGATTTCCGGCAAGCGAACGTTTGAGGATTGGTTTTGAGGTGGCGATTATCGGCGTTCCAAATGCAGGGAAATCGTCTCTGATGAATGTGATTGCGGGTCGGGATATTGCGATAGTGACTGAACAGGAGGGAACGACTCGTGATATTGTGGAGTTTCGGGCGGATCTGAAGGGACTGCCGGTGACTTTTCTTGATACGGCAGGCATCCGGGAAAGCAACGATATCGTTGAGAGGTTGGGTATCGAGAAAGCTGCGGAACGAGCTAAGGGGTCTGATCTGAGGATCTTCCTTGGGGTGGTTCCTGATAAAGCTTTGGCTTTAGCAAAAGACGATGATGTCTTTATCGATACGCGGCGCGATCTGACGGGCGATCCTAGTGCCGTGTCAGGTTTAACCGGCGAAGGGGTTGATCAACTTTTGGATCGGATTCATGAAGTTCTTAGAGAAAGGGTTTCCCGCGCAAGTTTGGTGAGCCATTCGCGACAGGCTGATGCTATGCAGGCTGCGCTTGATGCGCTTCATGTGGAGGACGCCGCAGATACTGAGATCATCGCGGAAGCTGTGCGTGAGGCAGTGCATCATTTAAAAAGACTGGTTGGAAAGATTGACACGGAAGATTATCTTGACCGCG
This sequence is a window from Paracoccus aerodenitrificans. Protein-coding genes within it:
- the mnmE gene encoding tRNA uridine-5-carboxymethylaminomethyl(34) synthesis GTPase MnmE; this encodes MSTIFAEATPAGRGGVSIIRLSGPESRRVAEELAGPLPRPREAYYRTAKDGSDLIDRCLVIRFDAGSSFTGEDSCEFQLHGAPVVVRRLEAALRDRGLRRADPGEFTLRAFLSGRLDLAQVEGLADLLEAETEDQRKLAAAASEGALGKLAEIWREDLILVGSLLTAAIDFADEEIPDDVTAEVDHILERTRLSISEQLSGFPASERLRIGFEVAIIGVPNAGKSSLMNVIAGRDIAIVTEQEGTTRDIVEFRADLKGLPVTFLDTAGIRESNDIVERLGIEKAAERAKGSDLRIFLGVVPDKALALAKDDDVFIDTRRDLTGDPSAVSGLTGEGVDQLLDRIHEVLRERVSRASLVSHSRQADAMQAALDALHVEDAADTEIIAEAVREAVHHLKRLVGKIDTEDYLDRVFSTFCIGK